The Candidatus Hydrogenedentota bacterium genome segment ATTTGTCGAGTTCGGTTTCGGGCACGAAGCCCAGATCATTCGCTTTATCCAGCCACTCATCCAACGCCTGCCGCAGTTGGCGCAAGGTATCACGATGTTCAGGCGACTCAGCGAGGTTGTTCAACTCAAATGGATCGCGTTCAACGTCGTACAATTCCTCCAGCGGTTTTCGCTGTCGGAAAAAGAGTTGCTGCGCTGCGTTGAATCCTCCCGCCGCCTGCACGCGGCGCAAGTCCTGCATAATCGGCCAGCTCTCGCAGTACGAAAGGTACTGATCGTACGGGCGGCTGGGTTCGTAGTTGCGAATATACTTAAACCGAAGATCTCGCGTTGCCCGAATGATGTCATAGCGTTCATCCATGCGGTCGCGCGCCGCGAATATGTAATTGCGCGGCTCAGCCTCACTCCCGCCCAAGAACGCGTGACCTTGCATGTGCTCGGGAATCGGCACGCCAGTAATCGACAGCACCGTCGGCGCAAAATCGAGAAAGCTCACAAGACGGTGGGACACGCTTCCCGGTTCGGTGACTCCCGGCCAACGGACGATGAACGGTACCCGCAGACCCACGTCGTACATCCATCGCTTTGCGCGGGGGATGCCGTCGCCGTGGTCGCCGAAGAAGAACACCACGGTGTTGTCCGCGAGGCCATCTTCTTCCAGTTGCTTCAACAAGTCTCCCGCCCACACGTCCATTGCCGAGTGTGTGTCATACATGTGGGTCCAGTGCTTACGAATCACTTCGGTGTCGGGATAAAACGGCGGAAGCGCCGCACCGGCAGGATCGTGAAGTCCTCCCGGCAAGCGCTCGATCAGCTCCTTCGGGATACTCTCGAGATTCCCGATCTGCGATTCATGCGTGAGCGTGGAATTGAATACCGCAAAGAAGGGTTGATCCGGGTGTTTGCGATTCCTCCAGTGGCCGTTCGTGCTGCAATCGTCCCAAGCGTCTTCAGGCACCGGAAACTGATAGTCGGTCTTGACGTTGTTTGTGCAGTAATAACCGGCGCTGCGCAGATACGAAGAAAAGCAACGGACATGCTCCGGGGGCTTGTGATTGCACCGCATATGACAGGTGCCCAGGGTTGTCGGATACATGCCGGTTATCAAGCAAGACCTGCTCGGGGCACATACGCCCGACACGGAAAATACCTGCGTGAACCGCGCGCCTTCCCCCGCGAGTTTGTCGAGGTTCGGCGTGCGAGCATACGAATCGCCGTAGCAACCGAGATGCGGCGACATATCCTCGCACGTGAGCCACAAAACGTTGAGCGGGCGCGTCGATGGTTTGGCGGAGGCTAGACTTGCGCACAGTGTTAGGCCCGCGGTACTGGCCAGGAACTCCCTTCGTGAGAAGCGCCCCATAGTCCCCTCCGTTCTGAGCTACAAGGCCGCAGTGCGCGGCCCCTCCATTTCGTTTACACGACCGCTCCACGTGCCGGCACGGTCCCGGTACGTATGTTAAGAATAGCGCATCCGGCCTCGACGGAGAATACGCCATATCGAAATGGAGATGTGCCCACGAATTGCCCGCTGCAATCGAGACGGCGCTCAATAATGATGGAGGGGCGCCCCTCCCCGAGTACGCCCCTCCATCTGGTCACGGTAAGTGTGTGATTACCGAGAGGTCATGGAGCCGAGATGGCACCGCACTGGCGACCCATCCAGTACGGCACGAACTTGTCAAGCATCATGTACGCAATAGGCGCATTGGCGCCGCCTGCGAGATCGCACGGCGACTGCTGCCACACGTATTCACCGTGCACGCGGTCGTGCGGAAGAATCGCATAGAGCGAATTGTCCGCGTCCTTGTGCGGGTAGGCCGGGTTGCTGCTGTTATCGACCGCAACCATCCAGTTTGCGCCGGACGGCAGGTCAATAAGACCAGCCTGCAACACACCTCGCGGCACGTTGCGCGTGTAATCGCCGGTACCGGCGACATAGCACGCCGCCATATGCGCGTTGAGATGATCGCCACCATCCGTTTCTGCGGCCTGCAGCAAGTAATTGTTCAACGCGTTGATCTTGTCCGTGTTGGTTTCAAGCTTACGGACCGCGTAGAGCGAACAAGTGCCAAGCACGTTGGCGAAATAGTCGGCATACCACTTGTCGTGGATTTCCATGCCGCCGGTGTCGTGCCACAGCCAGAACCAGGTGCCGTAGTTGTACTGTGAACCGTACTTGGGATCGTTCATGGAGATACCCATGCGCGCCCACAGCGCAATGAAGCCCGGCGTGAAGTTCGTGATCTTGTTGGTCGGACTGACGATGTTCCAACTATCCGAAATCAGACGGTCGAGGATACGTTCGGTGACCATCTGACACTTGGCGCGGGTCGTCGAGTCGCTCACATTGGCCCACACGCTGGCAAGGCCGTAGCCTACGCCGATGTACGGGTCACGCGAGCTGTAGTCCAGCCAAACGTAGTTCTGCCACGGCGCGATGCACGTGCCGTAGCCGTTGCCGTAGTTCTGGTAATACGACTGATACGCGGGATCGTTGGCCAAGCCGATGAATCGCGGCAGATAGCCGGTGCGTCCGGTAGCGACCGTCATCCAATCCAGCGTGTCCAGCACTTCGTTGATCTGGGTCAGAGTCGCAGAGTCGCTGGTAACGGCATACTTGCTCGCAAGGCCGCCCAGGTAGTAGCCGGTCAGCGTTGCGCTGTCGCCGATCGCATGGTATTCGCCGATCGTCGAACGGGTGTAGTCCGTGTACCAGATGTTGGCCGCTTGACCATACGGCATGTGGTAGGTTTCGAAGATGTTCTGGGCTTCGACGGCCCGGTCGTACATCGCCTGGTTCTGCGTGGCGCTGGCCACTGGCCACGTTGCGCTGTAGTACTTCCAGCTCACCCACTTGGCCCAATCGGTCTGGTCTGCCGTCAATCCGGGTTTGCCCGCAGAGTCCA includes the following:
- a CDS encoding sulfatase-like hydrolase/transferase; this encodes MGRFSRREFLASTAGLTLCASLASAKPSTRPLNVLWLTCEDMSPHLGCYGDSYARTPNLDKLAGEGARFTQVFSVSGVCAPSRSCLITGMYPTTLGTCHMRCNHKPPEHVRCFSSYLRSAGYYCTNNVKTDYQFPVPEDAWDDCSTNGHWRNRKHPDQPFFAVFNSTLTHESQIGNLESIPKELIERLPGGLHDPAGAALPPFYPDTEVIRKHWTHMYDTHSAMDVWAGDLLKQLEEDGLADNTVVFFFGDHGDGIPRAKRWMYDVGLRVPFIVRWPGVTEPGSVSHRLVSFLDFAPTVLSITGVPIPEHMQGHAFLGGSEAEPRNYIFAARDRMDERYDIIRATRDLRFKYIRNYEPSRPYDQYLSYCESWPIMQDLRRVQAAGGFNAAQQLFFRQRKPLEELYDVERDPFELNNLAESPEHRDTLRQLRQALDEWLDKANDLGFVPETELDKWVPTANPPTTSPKHPTYEVPQNVEVSIFGTPLVEWVKSLNGDAPLRRYRAAATIALAGDAANALMLAALNDPEICVAYWAAIGLGNSGAATPEVLEGLNNLLKHDSSTLRLAAARSLYALGKSESALPVAVEAMRGTEPYVRLAAAELLEQMNPRPESATEALKLAVGDGKNRSDYAGRIARHALGLPPQH